Proteins from a single region of Acidovorax sp. NCPPB 3576:
- the aroB gene encoding 3-dehydroquinate synthase, whose translation MPLASQAPFSRAAHPSDGALPGDRPVQVDIALGDRSYPILIGESLLDDPATYQALPAAASALIVTNSTVAPLYVQRLEAALAARYPRVLQVVLPDGEEHKTWQTLNLVFDALLANGCDRKTVLFALGGGVVGDMTGFAAASYMRGVPFVQVPTTLLAQVDSSVGGKTAINHPLGKNMIGAFYQPQLVVCDLATLDTLPPRELSAGLAEVLKYGPIADMAFLDWLETAMDALRAGDHAALAHAVRRSCEIKAFVVGQDEREAGLRAILNFGHTFGHAIEAGMGYGVWLHGEGVAAGMVMAAELSCRLGLVDAAFVQRLRQLIERAGLPVRGPVIDAADNAGRYLELMRVDKKSEGGEIRFVVIDGPGRAAVRAAPDALVREVIDVCCA comes from the coding sequence ATGCCACTGGCCTCCCAGGCCCCCTTTTCCCGCGCCGCCCATCCATCCGACGGCGCGCTGCCGGGCGATCGCCCCGTCCAGGTGGACATCGCCCTGGGCGATCGCAGTTACCCCATCCTCATCGGCGAATCGTTGCTGGACGACCCGGCCACCTATCAGGCCTTGCCGGCCGCCGCGTCGGCCCTGATCGTCACCAATTCGACCGTGGCGCCGCTCTATGTGCAGCGGCTCGAGGCCGCGCTGGCAGCGCGCTACCCGCGGGTGCTGCAGGTCGTCCTGCCCGACGGCGAAGAGCACAAGACCTGGCAGACGCTCAACCTCGTCTTCGATGCACTGCTGGCCAACGGCTGCGACCGCAAGACCGTGCTGTTCGCCCTGGGCGGCGGTGTGGTGGGCGACATGACCGGCTTCGCCGCGGCCAGCTACATGCGCGGGGTGCCGTTCGTGCAGGTGCCCACCACGCTGCTGGCGCAGGTCGATTCGTCGGTGGGCGGCAAGACCGCCATCAACCATCCGCTGGGCAAGAACATGATCGGCGCGTTCTACCAGCCGCAGCTGGTGGTGTGCGATCTGGCCACGCTCGATACCTTGCCTCCCCGCGAGCTGAGCGCGGGGCTGGCCGAAGTCCTCAAGTACGGGCCGATCGCCGACATGGCGTTCCTCGACTGGCTTGAGACCGCGATGGATGCCCTGCGCGCCGGCGACCATGCCGCGCTGGCCCACGCCGTGCGGCGCAGCTGCGAGATCAAGGCCTTCGTGGTGGGGCAGGACGAGCGCGAGGCCGGCCTGCGCGCCATTCTCAACTTCGGTCACACGTTCGGCCATGCCATCGAGGCGGGCATGGGCTACGGCGTCTGGCTGCATGGCGAAGGCGTGGCGGCGGGCATGGTGATGGCGGCCGAGCTGTCGTGCCGGCTGGGGCTCGTGGACGCGGCCTTCGTGCAGCGACTGCGCCAGCTGATCGAGCGTGCCGGGTTGCCCGTGCGCGGTCCCGTGATCGATGCGGCAGACAACGCGGGCCGCTATCTCGAACTGATGCGGGTGGACAAGAAATCCGAGGGGGGCGAGATCCGCTTCGTGGTGATCGACGGCCCCGGGCGTGCGGCGGTGCGCGCCGCGCCGGATGCGCTGGTGCGCGAAGTCATCGATGTCTGCTGTGCCTGA